The sequence GTATAACATGGCTAGGGGAAATAAAAATAAGAAGTTAAGGCATCAAAGTTTACTTAAATTAATTGAAGAAAATCCCTTTTTAACCGATGAAAAACTAGCTGAAAAGTTGGGGGTATCTATTCAAACAATCCGACTTGATAGGTTAGAATTAGGTATTTCAGAGCTAAGGGAGAGAACTAAGAGTATGGCCCAAGAAGTGTACTCTGAACTCCGCTCTTTAAATAAACAAGAATTAGTGGGAGACTTATTATCATTAGATTTAGGGAAAAGGGCTATTTCCCTCTTACAAACAACAGAGGCAATGGCTTTTCAAAATAATAATATCGTTAGGGGACATTACATTTTTGGTCAAGCCAATAGTTTAGCTGTAGCAGTTATTGATGCTACTGTAGCTTTAACAAAAGAAGCAAATATAAAATACTTAAAACCAGTATATGGTGGAGAGAGATTAGTAGCTGTAGCAGATGTTATTAAACAAGATGGTAATAATTTTTATGTGGAAGTAAATACT comes from Anaerobranca gottschalkii DSM 13577 and encodes:
- the fapR gene encoding transcription factor FapR; amino-acid sequence: MARGNKNKKLRHQSLLKLIEENPFLTDEKLAEKLGVSIQTIRLDRLELGISELRERTKSMAQEVYSELRSLNKQELVGDLLSLDLGKRAISLLQTTEAMAFQNNNIVRGHYIFGQANSLAVAVIDATVALTKEANIKYLKPVYGGERLVAVADVIKQDGNNFYVEVNTSSDDKQVFHGKFVIIQKGEVK